Proteins found in one Deinococcus fonticola genomic segment:
- a CDS encoding TSUP family transporter has protein sequence MPGPEVLLYGIPLAFLAGFIDAVAGGGGTITLPTLFFMGLNPAQVVATNKLLAIFGSATATLQFWRKGNVEKALVLRLIPLAVIGSALGAYLVRFIDPNAFKTLMGFVILGVGALVIMNKKFGLEDRYPGLTARTLALTLPGAFIIGVYDGFLGPGTGTFAMFLFALAGFNLVRSSGNARTINFATNLGAFVTFLIGGHMVFWIGLPMGVANALGAALGARMAMLRGSAFVKWMYGIIVVLVALKLFSGK, from the coding sequence GTGCCTGGCCCTGAAGTCCTGCTGTACGGAATTCCTCTTGCTTTCCTGGCTGGTTTTATCGATGCGGTGGCGGGTGGCGGCGGCACCATTACCCTGCCGACCCTGTTCTTCATGGGCCTCAACCCGGCGCAGGTTGTCGCCACCAATAAACTTCTAGCCATTTTCGGCTCGGCCACTGCCACCTTGCAGTTCTGGCGCAAGGGCAACGTGGAAAAGGCGCTGGTGTTGCGCCTCATTCCCCTCGCTGTCATCGGCAGTGCCCTGGGGGCGTACCTGGTGCGCTTCATCGACCCCAATGCCTTCAAGACCCTGATGGGTTTCGTGATCCTGGGCGTCGGCGCCCTGGTCATCATGAACAAGAAATTCGGTCTGGAAGACAGGTATCCCGGCCTGACCGCCCGCACCCTGGCCCTGACCCTCCCCGGCGCGTTCATCATCGGCGTATACGACGGTTTCCTGGGGCCAGGCACCGGCACCTTCGCCATGTTCCTGTTCGCTCTGGCGGGCTTCAACCTCGTGCGCTCCAGCGGGAACGCCCGCACCATCAACTTCGCCACCAACCTCGGCGCGTTCGTCACCTTCCTGATCGGTGGACATATGGTGTTCTGGATCGGCCTGCCCATGGGCGTCGCCAACGCCCTCGGCGCCGCTCTGGGAGCCAGGATGGCCATGCTGCGCGGCAGCGCCTTCGTGAAATGGATGTACGGCATTATCGTCGTGCTGGTCGCTCTCAAGTTGTTTAGTGGGAAGTGA
- the msrA gene encoding peptide-methionine (S)-S-oxide reductase MsrA: MTEQAIFAGGCFWCTEAVLKDVRGVQKIESGYIGGHVPNPDYRAVCGGDTGHAEAVRVTFDPSLVSFRDLLTLFMVTHDPTSLNRQGADVGTQYRSAVFPLSPGQEQTTREVMAEFEQQETFGKPIVTTIEPASEFYVAEDYHQDYFARNPMQPYCAAVIAPKVIKVRKHYADMLTR, translated from the coding sequence ATGACCGAGCAGGCTATTTTTGCGGGTGGGTGCTTCTGGTGTACCGAAGCGGTGCTCAAGGACGTGCGTGGCGTACAGAAAATCGAGAGTGGGTATATCGGCGGTCACGTGCCGAACCCGGATTACCGGGCGGTGTGTGGCGGCGATACGGGCCACGCCGAAGCGGTGCGCGTCACCTTCGATCCGTCATTGGTGAGCTTCCGGGATCTGCTGACCCTGTTCATGGTGACCCACGACCCCACGAGCCTGAACCGGCAGGGCGCGGATGTCGGCACGCAGTACCGCAGCGCCGTGTTTCCCCTGTCGCCCGGGCAGGAGCAGACGACCCGCGAGGTTATGGCGGAATTTGAGCAGCAGGAAACGTTCGGGAAACCCATCGTGACGACCATTGAACCCGCCAGCGAGTTCTACGTTGCTGAGGACTACCACCAGGACTACTTCGCCCGCAACCCCATGCAGCCGTACTGCGCCGCGGTCATCGCGCCGAAAGTCATCAAGGTGCGCAAGCACTACGCGGACATGCTGACGCGGTAA
- a CDS encoding serine/threonine-protein kinase, giving the protein MTIAGRVIGDGVKLVRLLGRGSHSVVYFGVTREGQPCAVKIFPPHLALFAEREFRHALNLNHPRMAHVQAQITFDTAPALITTYARGVTLFERYTRKPALVEERQAFLLTLSHLLDALHFLHDRGLVHRDIKPDNIMVEPDGSAKLVDFDLSGPAYEGMAMPTRIGTAAFLSPEARRGDSLGPENDLYGVGVLLGWGIHGQLPEVGEALPPTRDPLTPLWRALTREDPRKRPHDATEVKKALLELALRTYLY; this is encoded by the coding sequence GTGACCATCGCGGGCCGCGTGATCGGTGACGGCGTGAAGCTCGTGCGGCTCCTGGGGCGCGGCTCGCACAGCGTCGTATACTTTGGCGTGACCCGCGAAGGTCAGCCCTGCGCCGTAAAAATCTTTCCGCCTCACCTGGCCCTCTTCGCCGAGCGCGAATTCCGGCACGCCCTGAATCTGAACCACCCCCGCATGGCGCATGTGCAGGCGCAGATCACCTTCGACACGGCCCCCGCCCTGATCACGACCTACGCCAGAGGCGTCACGCTGTTCGAGCGCTACACGCGCAAACCCGCGCTGGTCGAAGAACGCCAGGCCTTCTTGCTGACCCTCTCGCATCTGCTGGACGCCCTGCACTTCCTGCACGACCGGGGGCTGGTTCACCGCGACATCAAACCCGACAACATCATGGTGGAACCCGACGGCAGCGCCAAACTGGTGGACTTCGACCTGTCCGGCCCCGCCTACGAGGGCATGGCCATGCCCACCCGTATCGGCACCGCCGCCTTCCTGAGCCCCGAAGCCCGGCGCGGCGACTCCCTGGGCCCCGAGAACGACCTGTACGGCGTGGGCGTGCTCCTCGGCTGGGGCATCCACGGCCAACTGCCGGAAGTCGGCGAGGCCCTTCCCCCCACGCGTGACCCCCTTACGCCCCTGTGGCGCGCCTTGACCCGTGAAGACCCGCGCAAACGCCCGCATGACGCCACAGAGGTCAAGAAAGCCCTGCTGGAACTGGCATTGCGGACATATCTGTATTGA